From Lolium perenne isolate Kyuss_39 chromosome 5, Kyuss_2.0, whole genome shotgun sequence, a single genomic window includes:
- the LOC127298836 gene encoding flowering locus K homology domain: MDGASAAEHEMSEIPAGIASDEQANPATDAQEEPEMPSDEELKGQTNEESGDLTEEAQADVNDGNTEDQASLEEAANVVAEAEQLADVEMEEKKWPGWPGESVFRVLVPAQKVGAVIGRKGEFIKRMCEESRARIKILDGPPGVPERTVMISAKDEPDALVPPAVDGLLRVHNRITDGLDGESEQPQRGAGPVGPTRLLVPASQAGSLIGKQGATIKSIQDASKCALRILENVPPVALNDDRVVEIQGEPNDVHKAVELIANHLRKFLVDRSVLPLFEMQMKVHNVPREQPMPAPQQWGPPPPWSHPPNIPPSGPPGYGGNQHFMPPRPQDNYYPPPDAHPVEKQPHYGISSYGRDAHPTGAPPSGNQHLPHGSSQIAQKMQVPLSYVDAVIGSAGANISYIRKHSGATVSIQEGVPGEMTVEIVGSASQVQTAQQLIKNFMAEASPQVPPPGPAPSQPLDSSYNSYPQYGGPSYGSPPGSAGPAPHNGGSYGAHYPPNYGY, encoded by the exons ATGGACGGGGCTTCTGCTGCCGAGCACGAGATGAGCGAGATCCCAGCTGGCATCGCCTCTGACGAGCAAGCCAATCCTGCTACCGATGCGCAGGAAGAACCGGAGATGCCATCCGACGAGGAACTCAAAGGCCAGACCAACGAAGAGTCTGGGGACCTGACTGAGGAGGCGCAGGCAGATGTGAACGATGGGAATACAGAGGACCAGGCTTCACTCGAAGAGGCAGCAAACGTTGTTGCTGAGGCCGAGCAGCTGGCCGATGTGGAGATGGAGGAGAAGAAGTGGCCGGGGTGGCCTGGGGAGAGCGTGTTCCGCGTGCTGGTTCCTGCACAGAAGGTGGGCGCTGTCATTGGCCGCAAGGGGGAGTTTATCAAGAGGATGTGTGAGGAGTCCAGAGCTCGCATCAAGATCCTTGATGGCCCGCCAGGTGTTCCGGAAAGGACT GTAATGATTTCGGCAAAGGATGAACCGGATGCACTGGTTCCTCCAGCTGTTGATGGTTTGCTGAGAGTACATAATAGAATAACAGATGGTTTAGATGGTGAATCTGAGCAGCCTCAGCGAGGTGCTGGTCCTGTAGGGCCAACACGGCTACTTGTGCCAGCTTCCCAAGCTGGCAGCCTGATTGGCAAACAAGGGGCAACCATTAAATCCATACAGGATGCTTCAAAATGTGCTCTCCGCATTCTTG AGAATGTGCCACCTGTGGCATTAAATGATGACAGAGTTGTCGAGATACAAGGTGAACCCAATGATGTTCACAAAGCAGTGGAACTGATTGCAAACCATTTGAGAAAATTTCTTGTTGACCGTAGTGTTCTCCCTCTGTTTGAAATGCAG ATGAAAGTGCACAATGTGCCCAGAGAGCAACCTATGCCTGCGCCTCAGCAGTGGGGTCCTCCTCCACCCTGGAGTCATCCACCAAACATTCCGCCCAGCGGCCCTCCTGGTTATGGCGGGAATCAACATTTTATGCCTCCAAGACCACAAGATAACTATTATCCTCCTCCTGATGCACACCCTGTGGAAAAGCAACCACACTACGGGATTTCTTCATATGGACGTGATGCACATCCAACTGGCGCTCCTCCCTCAGGAAATCAACACCTACCACATGGGTCTTCTCAA ATTGCCCAAAAGATGCAAGTTCCTCTTTCCTATGTTGATGCTGTGATTGGGTCTGCTGGTGCCAATATTAGCTACATCCGCAAGCATAGTGGTGCAACAGTAAGTATTCAAGAAGGTGTTCCTGGAGAGATGACGGTTGAGATTGTAGGGAGCGCTTCACAAGTTCAGACTGCTCAGCAGCTGATCAAG AATTTCATGGCTGAAGCTTCTCCGCAAGTTCCTCCACCTGGTCCTGCTCCCTCCCAACCACTTGACTCGAGCTACAACTCATACCCGCAGTATGGAGGACCGTCGTATGGATCCCCTCCAGGCAGTGCAGGTCCTGCCCCTCACAATGGAGGAAGCTATGGCGCGCACTACCCGCCAAACTATGGTTACTAG
- the LOC127298837 gene encoding ureidoglycolate hydrolase — MLPSFLSLLLAVLAAGAAAAAQGHDGGAAARRTMEEFAGYPASDDPLRVYSDGGAYPLRVDSDGLQRQIDELASFSDSPAPSVTRVLYSDRDVQARRYIKGIMKQLGLVVREDAVGNIFGRWVGSEADLAAVATGSHVDAIPFSGKYDGVVGVLGALEAISVLQRSGFQPKRSLEVIMFTSEEPTRFGISCLGSRLMAGSKELSQSLKGTFDNQNISFVDAADSAGYKIHPEDLHNVFLNQDTYFAFIELHIEQGPILEKEGIPIGVVTAIAAPASIKVEFEGNGGHAGAVLMPARNDAGLAAAELALAVEKHVLESGSIDTVGTVGILQLHPGAINSIPSKSHLEIDIRDIDEKRRNDVIEKVHQSAIDISKIRGVELSEFKIINQDPPALSDKSVINAMEIAAKQLGLEYKLMISRAYHDSLFMARISPMGMIFIPCYKGYSHKPEEYASPEDMANGVQMLALTMAKLSSE; from the exons ATGCTCCCCTCCTTCCTCTCtctcctcctcgccgtcctcgccgccggcgccgcgGCCGCGGCCCAGGGCCacgacggcggcgcggcggcgcggcggacgATGGAGGAGTTCGCCGGCTACCCCGCCTCCGACGACCCCTTGCGCGTCTACTCCGACGGCGGCGCCTACCCCTTGCGCGTCGACTCCGACGGCCTCCAGCGGCAG ATTGACGAGCTGGCCTCGTTCTCCGACTCGCCGGCGCCGTCCGTCACGCGCGTTCTGTACAGCGACAGGGACGTGCAAGCTCGTCG GTATATAAAAGGGATAATGAAACAACTTGGCCTTGTTGTTCGAGAAGATGCAGTTGGCAACATATTTGGCCGCTG GGTGGGTTCTGAGGCGGATCTCGCGGCAGTTGCAACTGGTTCTCATGTTGATGCCATCCCATTTTCTGGCAAATATGACGGGGTCGTTGGTGTTCTGGGTGCTCTTGAGGCAATCAGTGTGCTGCAACG GTCGGGTTTCCAGCCAAAAAGATCATTGGAGGTCATTATGTTTACATCAGAGGAGCCTACACGATTTGGAATCAGCTGCTTGGGAAG CCGCTTAATGGCAGGGAGCAAGGAACTATCTCAATCACTAAAAGGGACATTTGACAACCAGAATATATCATTTGTTGATGCTGCTGACTCTGCTGGCTACAAGATACACCCTGAGGATCTACATAATGTGTTCTTGAACCAAGATACATATTTTGCTTTTATAGAATTGCACATTGAACAGGGTCCCATCTTGGAAAAAGAAG GTATTCCAATTGGCGTTGTAACTGCTATTGCTGCTCCTGCAAGTATTAAGGTGGAGTTTGAAGGGAACGGTGGTCATGCTGGAGCAGTGCTCATGCCCGCGAG GAATGATGCTGGATTGGCGGCAGCTGAGCTTGCATTAGCAGTTGAGAAACATGTTTTGGAATCAGGATCAATTGATACGGTCGGCACTGTTG GTATTCTGCAACTACATCCAGGAGCTATCAATAGCATCCCAAGCAAATCACACCTGGAAATTG ATATCAGAGATATTGATGAGAAAAGAAGGAATGATGTCATTGAGAAGGTTCACCAATCTGCAATTGACATATCAAAGATCCGTGGAGTCGAGCTCTCGGAATTCAAGATCATCAACCAGGATCCACCTGCTCTTTCTGACAAATCAGTAATTAATGCAATGGAAATTGCCGCAAAACAGTTGGGCCTAGAATACAAATTGATGATCAGCAGAGCTTACCACGATTCCCTTTTCATGGCCAG AATCTCACCAATGGGTATGATCTTCATTCCCTGCTACAAAG GATACAGCCACAAGCCTGAGGAGTACGCGTCGCCGGAGGACATGGCGAACGGAGTTCAGATGCTAGCCTTGACGATGGCCAAACTGTCATCGGAGTGA
- the LOC127298835 gene encoding pentatricopeptide repeat-containing protein At1g10270 — protein sequence MAALYRRLLLLSRLSQAPSHLLTRAAAQPALPSPLLTPSRHFAFSSAEEAAAERRRRKRRLRIEPPLHALRRDASPPAPRDPNAPRLPDTTSALVGPRLSLHNRVQALIRSGDLDGAALASRAAVSSRVRPTVFTCNAIAASMVRAARHDDAVALFDFFFRRSNIVPNVVSYNTLILAHCEAGRVDQALLAYQEMLDGATSFSPSAVSYRHLTKGLAAAGRIQDALDLVRDMLSRGQGADSLVYKNLIDGYIRLDDWDRAFELFAELREKTTVYDGVVHTGIMEGYWSKGMDKEAMDSYRSLLDMNFKMTPATCNVLLQTLFKHDKHKEGDELWETMIDNHNPPSFIGVNSESYTVMVNRCFNEGRFHDAIEVFHRLPRKNVQFDVACYNNIIGKLCENGMLQEAEKLFEEMESKSVLPDVYTYTYIVDSCFKAGRVEDTMQYFHKMADGREHGPKFNIAFFNRMFEGLTEGGRIEDALKVYGRMSDKEIKPSATTFEILVKAACKEGELDKARDLVRDMARGGVVAPDEFREYTVEVFKNADRQEEIEQAFEEKPVPVQPQPRPEFRPRSSPQGLPGFAASNQTRGSYTPQQGQSGYGSPQPFHHGDGVPKMLQLKGISSEPEQLGYGTPRPQPSADVAHQTQHPGYGTSRQWQTGYGSHQAQQPAYGSQQVQQPGYVSHQSQQPGYVSREAQQPGYGSHHAGQPGYGAHQVQQPGYGAHQAQQPGYGAHQAQQPGYGAHQAQQPGYGAHQAQQPGYNVHQVQHTHQAQQHGYDTHQAQRPGYGAPQPSQPPFAPESPQHGVGTARSLPRHGQIGNQHDQFGPSPQGGPKFDTQPPWNSGAHEAPQSSLCTAQGLPHYGHRGNQQDQFRSPQGGQKLDTPQPQDSGSPEAPQSSLDTAQSRPHYGHIGNQHGQFGSPTQGGMKSGTQSQHEDFGAHASDEYVVKYAERY from the coding sequence ATGGCGGCGCTCTaccgccgtctcctcctcctcagcCGCCTCTCCCAGGCCCCATCCCACCTCCTCACCCGCGCCGCAGCCCAGCCCGCCCTCCCCTCCCCGCTGCTCACCCCATCCCGCCACTTCGCCTTCTCCTCCGCCGAGGAGGCCGCGgccgagcgccgccgccgcaAGCGCCGCCTGCGCATCGAGCCGCCGCTGCACGCCCTGCGCCGCGACGCGTCCCCGCCGGCCCCGCGGGACCCGAACGCGCCGCGCCTCCCCGACACCACCTCCGCGCTCGTCGGCCCGCGCCTCAGCCTCCACAACCGCGTGCAGGCCCTCATCCGCTCGGGCGACCTGGACGGCGCCGCGCTCGCCTCCCGCGCCGCCGTCTCCTCCCGCGTCCGCCCCACCGTCTTCACCTGCAACGCCATCGCCGCCTCCATGGTGCGCGCCGCGCGCCACGACGACGCCGTCGCGCTCTTCGACTTCTTCTTCCGCCGCTCCAACATCGTGCCCAACGTCGTCTCCTACAACACCCTCATCCTCGCGCACTGCGAGGCCGGCCGCGTCGACCAGGCCCTTCTCGCCTACCAGGAGATGCTCGACGGCGCCACCTCCTTCTCCCCGTCCGCCGTCTCCTACCGCCACCTCACCAagggcctcgccgccgccggccgcatcCAGGACGCGCTCGACCTCGTCCGCGACATGCTCAGCCGCGGCCAGGGCGCCGACTCGCTCGTCTACAAGAACCTCATCGACGGCTACATCCGCCTCGACGACTGGGACAGGGCGTTCGAGCTATTCGCCGAGCTCCGCGAGAAGACCACCGTCTACGACGGCGTCGTGCACACCGGCATCATGGAGGGCTACTGGAGCAAAGGCATGGACAAGGAGGCCATGGACAGCTACCGGTCTCTCCTCGACATGAACTTCAAGATGACGCCGGCCACCTGCAACGTCCTCCTCCAGACGCTCTTCAAGCACGACAAGCACAAGGAGGGGGACGAGCTCTGGGAGACCATGATCGACAACCACAACCCGCCCAGCTTCATCGGCGTCAACAGCGAGTCCTACACCGTCATGGTCAACCGGTGCTTCAACGAGGGCAGGTTCCACGACGCCATCGAGGTCTTCCACAGGCTGCCCAGGAAGAACGTCCAGTTCGACGTCGCCTGCTATAACAACATCATCGGTAAGCTCTGCGAGAACGGGATGCTCCAGGAGGCCGAGAAGCTATTCGAGGAGATGGAGAGCAAGTCGGTGCTTCCCGACGTGTACACCTACACCTACATCGTCGACTCGTGCTTCAAGGCTGGTCGTGTCGAGGACACCATGCAGTATTTCCACAAGATGGCAGACGGGAGGGAGCATGGACCAAAGTTCAATATCGCGTTCTTCAATCGGATGTTTGAGGGGCTTACAGAAGGTGGCCGGATCGAAGATGCCTTGAAGGTGTATGGAAGGATGTCTGACAAGGAGATTAAGCCGTCCGCAACCACCTTTGAGATCCTCGTCAAGGCAGCCTGCAAGGAAGGGGAATTGGATAAAGCGCGGGACCTGGTCAGGGACATGGCAAGAGGTGGCGTTGTCGCTCCAGATGAGTTCCGTGAGTATACTGTTGAGGTTTTCAAGAATGCTGATCGCCAGGAGGAGATTGAGCAAGCTTTCGAAGAAAAGCCAGTTCCAGTGCAACCTCAGCCAAGGCCAGAGTTTCGCCCTCGGAGTTCACCTCAGGGACTACCGGGATTCGCTGCATCTAATCAGACGCGGGGTAGCTACACACCTCAACAAGGTCAGTCAGGCTATGGTTCTCCTCAACCATTCCATCATGGCGATGGTGTACCTAAAATGCTGCAACTTAAGGGGATATCTTCGGAACCCGAACAGCTTGGATATGGCACTCCTCGGCCGCAACCATCAGCAGATGTTGCTCATCAGACTCAGCATCCTGGGTATGGCACATCTCGTCAATGGCAGACAGGGTATGGCTCTCACCAAGCGCAACAGCCTGCGTATGGCTCTCAACAAGTGCAGCAGCCAGGGTATGTCTCTCACCAGTCGCAACAGCCAGGTTATGTCTCTCGCGAAGCGCAACAGCCAGGGTATGGCTCTCACCATGCCGGACAGCCTGGGTATGGTGCTCACCAGGTGCAACAGCCTGGGTATGGCGCTCACCAGGCGCAACAACCTGGGTATGGCGCTCACCAGGCGCAACAGCCTGGGTATGGCGCTCACCAGGCACAGCAGCCTGGGTATGGCGCTCACCAGGCGCAACAGCCTGGATATAATGTTCATCAAGTGCAACACACTCATCAAGCGCAACAACATGGATATGACACTCATCAGGCGCAACGGCCTGGGTATGGTGCACCTCAGCCATCACAGCCACCTTTTGCTCCTGAATCACCGCAACATGGTGTTGGCACTGCTCGGAGTCTACCACGCCATGGCCAGATAGGAAATCAACATGATCAGTTTGGACCTTCTCCTCAGGGCGGACCGAAATTCGACACTCAGCCACCGTGGAATTCTGGTGCTCATGAGGCACCACAATCAAGTTTGTGCACTGCCCAGGGCCTGCCACACTATGGCCACAGAGGAAATCAACAGGATCAGTTTAGATCTCCTCAGGGCGGACAAAAATTGGACACTCCGCAGCCACAGGACTCTGGTTCTCCTGAAGCACCACAGTCTAGTTTGGATACTGCTCAGAGCCGGCCACACTATGGCCACATTGGAAATCAGCATGGTCAGTTTGGGTCTCCTACTCAGGGTGGAATGAAATCTGGCACTCAGTCACAGCATGAGGATTTTGGTGCTCACGCATCAGATGAATATGTTGTCAAGTATGCTGAGCGGTACtaa